The segment TATACTCTTCAACTGTTTTGGCATTTGTCATATCTTGACGAGCAATTAAATTATTCCATTTGACAAGTTGAGCAAGCTGCATATGAAGCTGCTCCTCCTGATAATCATAAAAAGCCGGGATTGAACGCATATAATTAAAAATTTCCTCTGGTGTAATAAAATCTCTCATTCTTTCATGTTGATGATAAAAATATCGTAAAATCGTACGGTAATGTGCAGCAGAGTCAGCCGTTAAATAACTAGCCTCCACCACCTTTTTCATGGTAACGTCCACAATCATCATCCTTCATATAATTACTACTACTATTGTATAAGAAAGAGAAATGAAGGGGAAATGGAAAGTCGATCATATAATTGAAAAAGTGACCATAATTCTGGGGAAGTCGCTGATATAATCGAAAAAGTGACCATAATTCTGGGGAAGTCGCTGATATAATCGAAAAAGCGATCGTAAATCAGAAGAAGTCGAGCATATACTTGAAAAGTAGAGCATAAATCAGAGGAAGTCGATGATAAATCGTAGGATGCTGATCAGAAAGTATAAAAGATTTTATAAACCAAGCTATGTATCATTTTAATGGGGATGTATATGAAGGAATGAGCCTTCAATACATCCTCTTTCCTATCCCGAAACAACTAGACATTGGTTCCATCAATGGGGTTGCTGAACTCTTTTCGGGATATGTACTTTTTAAAGTCAAATTTAGCAGTAAAAACACCTAGTAAAACTAATAATGCCCCTAAATAACCTCTGGCAGAAAGTACTTCACCCATGAAAATAAATGCAAATAAGGCCGCAAAAACGGGTTCTAATGAAAAGATGAGACCTGTATGTGTCGGAGTTGTATGTTTTTGCGCCATAGTTTGGCCAATAAATCCAACTGCACTACATAATATACTCAGGGCTAAAATAGCAATCCATGATTCCGTAGTATTTGGAAAATGTGGGTGCTCAAAAAGCAATGAAAATACTAATCCAAATGTCCCTGCAACTCCAAGTTGTAAAACTCCAAGAATAATAGCATCAGAATGTTTTGCTACCTTATCCGTCACAATGATATGAATCGCATAAAACAAGGCTCCTAATATGATTAGGAAATCTCCGGAATTGATCTTTAATTCTGTGTTTAACGTTAACAGAGCGATTCCAACTATGGCAAGTCCTACACCCCAAATCACTTTTTGTTCCGGCTTTTTTCTAAAAAAGATGGCTAATAATAAGGGCACAAAAACGACGGTAAGACTAAATAAAAAGCCTGCATTTGAAATAGATGTAAATTCAATTCCAATCGTCACAACCGACATTGCTGAGAATAAAAGCAGCCCTAATAAAAATCCATGTTTCATCGTTTTAACATCCAAATGTTTAAATCGTTTGTAAAATATCGCTCCAGCTAAGAAAGAGGCGATAAGAAAACGCAATGCCACTAGGTTAAACCCTTCAATAGAATGAAGCCCCATTTTCATAAAAATGTAAGAAGATCCCCAGAGCATTGTGACCATCAACATCATAAGGTTAGCTTTTGTTTGAGTGGTTATCCTCACCCCTTCTTTAACATTTTTCAATCCTTGATTCCCTTTCATTTTATTCACCTTACTCTCACGTATTGATTATTGAATAGTATAATTGTAAAATTCAAATAAGAAAAGTGAATGTTTTTAAGTATTTATATGAATAAAATTCATGTATAAGGAGTGAAAAAAGTGTCACTTGCTAAGTATGAAATTTTTAATAAAGTGGTCGAATTAGAAAGCCTTACAAAAGCTGGGGAAACACTCGGGTTATCACAATCTGCTGTCAGTCATGCGATTGCGAGTATGGAATCAGAATGGGGTTTTTCAATCCTTACTAGAGGACGTTCAGGGATTAGTTTGACTAGTAATGGAGAATATTTATTGGGGTATATACGTGAAATTTTAAGATGGAACGAGGAAATGCTTCAAGAAATAGCGAATATCAATGGTCTGGAAATCGGGACCGTTCGGATTGGGACTTTTTCCAGTGTATCTGTCCAATGGCTACCTGAAGTTTTGAAACATTTTAGCGAAAATTATCCTTCCATTGAAATTAAATTACAAGAAGGAGATTATGATGAAATTGAGTATTGGATCTCAAATGGTCATGTTGATTTTGGTTTCGTTTCCCTACCGACTTCTCGTCACTTCGATGTTATTCCCTTGAAAAAAGATAGAATGCTATGTCTTCTTTCTGAGGATCATCCTCTCGCTCAACAAGATTACATTAGTTTTGAAAATATTAAACAGGAGCAACTCATCATGGCGAAAAAAGGGAGCGATAATGATTTAAGACGGATTTTAAAAGAAAACAACGTGACACCTAATATCAAATTTGAATTGGAAGATGACCAAGCGATCTTCTCCATGGTTCAACATGGAATGGGAATGAGCATTCTCCCTGAAATGGCATTATATCGTCTACCAGCTAACGTAAAGATTCTGAATTTAGAACGGGAACATTACCGCACAGTTGGTGTTGCCGCCCCTTCTTTTAAAACACTTGCACCTGCGTCGAAAAGGTTTATTAAATATCTGAAATCATGTTTTGAACCCATTTGAAAACTGCTAAATTCCCTCTTCACTACACGCAAAAGACACCTGTTCTACTCGGGTCAGGTGTCGGTTTTTTTATGAAACGTGAAAACTAATCAAAATCTGTTTCTTCTTCCATTTTAATAATACGTCCTGTTTTTGCATGAATCTCCACTTCAAAAATTCTATTTTTAGCTGTCAATATGAAGACTTCATAAACGAGAACGCCATTTTCCAAATCCATATCAACATGTAGAACTCTGCCTGGGATATTTTTAAGGGCGATGTCTTTAGCCTGCTGCTTCGTTATTCTTTGTCTAGACATTGGGACCGGTTGGCTATAATAATAATCCCCGTACATAAACCATCCTCCTCATGAAAAATCTATCCATTTATCCATATGTAACCAGGAAAGAAATGGTGTCATTCAGGCTTATGTAATACCACAATTTCCATTTAACTACGTGTTGTATGATGTGAATGGTCGAGAATCGATATTTCAAAGTTAATAAATGCCATAATTAAAAACAAAAAACAACAAATTCACTTCATGATCCTATCATTTTAACAAGGTCTCCTAGCTCACTAATTTCATAGGTTGGCTGGTTACTTGTATGATTTTCTTTAGAATAGCGATTAAACCAACATGTGTCGATACCGTAGTGGATCCCTCCTTGAATATCGGAGGTTAATGAATCGCCTACAATCAAGACTTTATTTTTATCTGTAATCTGCATTTTAGAAAAAACATAATCAAAAATCTCCTTTTCTGGCTTTTGGAAACCAGCTTCTTCGGAAGTAAAAATATACTCAAACGTATTACGTAACGGTGAACTCTCAATTCTCGATATCTGGATTTCCTTAAATCCGTTTGTAATAACGGCTAGACGTAAAGGATTTAACTGCTGACATAACTTCTCGGCTCCTTCAATAAGAGGCGCTTCCTTTCCTAAGTATCCAAGATATACATGATTAAATTTTTCCGCGTCGATTTCCATCCCATATTGGCAAAATAATCTTCTAAACCTTTCCACTCCTAACTCTAATATCGTCATATTTCCCTGTTCCAAATCACGCCATAAAACTTGACTAATCTCGTTATAGCTACCGTGATAATCTGATAGTCCTGTTGGTAAATCAAACTCACAAAAAGCTTTATGCAAAGCTTTTTTTTCGGAGATAGTAAAATCAAATAACGTATCATCTACATCAAATAGAACAATTTCGTATTTCACTGAATTCCTCCCTTATCATAAAATTTGGATATGGAGAATCCACGTCCTAAAATTTCAGAGGCATTGAGGAATACTACAAAGGAAGTTGGTTCCTCCTCTTGTAGTACTTTTTTTAAATAAATCGCCTCTTGCTGTTCAACCACACATAGGATCATTGTTTTTTCTTTATTTGAAAAACCTCCAATCGAGCGAACCTTTGTAAGACCTCGGTCTATTTCATCTTTAATAATGGCTTGTATCCGTTCTTCCCGATCGGTAATAATGAGCACAAGTTTAGATGAGGATGATTGCAGTTGAACAAAGTCAATAACCTTACTTGTTACATAAATGGCCATCATAGCATATAATGCCAGTTCCAAATTAAACACAAAAGCAGACCATACGACCACAAGTCCATCAACGATTAGCTGTGAATAACCACTGGATAATCCCGTATATTTTTTCACAATTTGCCCTACTGTTGCTAATCCTCCCGTAGAACCTTTTCCGCGGTAAACAATTCCAAGCCCTACTCCTAAAACAATTCCTCCATATATAGCAGCTAATAAAGGATTATCGATCTGAAAAGGAAGATCCTCACTAATCCAAATCGTAAACGGAACAAAAATAACCCCTACTAATGTCTTTAAACTGAAATCTTTTCCTAGAAGTACGAAGCCAACTATAAAAATCGGAATATTTAACAACCATTGAACATAAGCCGGATTAAACTTATAGAGGTCATAAAGGATCGTACTAATACCAGATACACCGCCAGCAGCAAGCCTAGCGGGTAAAAGGAAGATATTATAGGATAAACCGACAAGGGTCGAACCAAAGACAATATAAAAGTATTCTATCAATTTTGCCTTAGCTGTATGTTTGGTCATCTCTTAACCCTATCCTTTCTACATGTACTATTTTTTATCTTAACAAAAGAATAAATGAATAAAAAGCTAGGTTCTGATATTTGGTGTGACTTGACCTGCCTCCTTCCCTGCCCATTCATTATTCTGCTTGCTACGATTTGTCATCCTCTGTATAATTCAATTGGGAAATACCAATAGAAGGGAATAACATTTTTAAGGGGGTGAAAACAGATGAATAGAACAACAAAAGATGTGCTTCTCATCATTATTGGTTCATTTATTTTTGCTATCGGTGTAAATTACTTTGCCATTCCTAACCGTTTGTCCGAAGGTGGTGTGATAGGTGTTACTATCGTTACCTATTATTTATTTGAATGGTCACCTGGTATTGTCAACTTTGTCATTAATGCCACTTTATTAGCAATCGGTTATAAACTATTTGATAGACGTGTAATTTGGTATACCATTATTTCGATTGTTTTTTCCTCAATCTTTTTGCATTATACAGTGGATTTTAACAAAGAACTGAACGGTGACACATTATTAGCCGCTTTATTTGCAGGTTTAACTATTGGAATTGGGATTGGACTTATTTTTCGAGCTGGTGGTACATCAGGTGGATCCGCCATTTTAGCACGGTTAGCGAATCAATTGATAGGATGGAGTATCGGAAAAGGAATGTTAGTGATTGATATTATTGTCATACTAGGCTCTGTTTTCATTATTGGCCAGGAAAAAGCGATGTACACGTTAATTTCCGTCTATGTTGGCGCTAAAGTAATTGATGTAGTGGTAGAAGGTGCAAATGAACGAACAGCCGTTTTTATTATCTCTAACTATCCTAATGAAGTATTAAATGAAATAACCAATCGAATGGCACGAGGCATTACTGTGTTGGATGGAAAAGGCGGATATACAAAAGCGAACAAAGAATTATTATATATCGTCATTAACAAACAGGAAATTGTTCAATTAAAGAAGATTATTCAGGATATTGACCCAGATGCATATGTAACCGTCCATGGGGTACAAGAGATACTTCGAAAAGGATATAAGGGCGCTTAATCATCCCTTCCTGTATCTACATACCTATTTTTATGGAGTATCAGGCTTGATGCGTTTCCTTCAATCCTTTTCCGTAAATATTAGCAGTTTCATTCCCTGGAGAGGGTCCAAAAGTGGATAACAAAAGAGTGGAACTAATAGCAAATTGAGAAAATTACTAATGAATTAGTATCAGTCATGTATCTATAAAAATGAGACTTACGTTTTATTTTTGAAAATCAATTTATAGAAAAAAATACTACTTTTCTATTTATTATATATTCTGACTAGATTTCACTCGATTTAATGTTACAATTATTCAGAATAAACTAGCTGCTAAAAGAAAGGGGCGTTTTTCAGATGTTAAAAAAATTTGCTTCTGACGCTTTAGGATTATCGGATATTGGGAAAATCATTGGCCCTGAGGATTATGATAAAACAGATGCGGATGATTATATTCGACATGAGGATAATGAAAAAATTTACTTTTTAATTAAGACAAAAGCAGATGAATATTGCTTTACTAACATCGCCTTTATCCATGTAGATGGTGAAAATGCTGTTTCCTCCAAACGGATATTAAAGCGCTATCCATATACACAATATAAAATTTCAAATGTTCTCCTTGAAACAGCTGGTCGCGTCGACTTGGATATAGAAATTAAATTTACATTAGGAAATCAATCATACAGTATCGATGTGGATAAAAGACAATTGGATAAATTAAATGATCTATACAAAGCATTGGTTTATATCTCAGAAGAAATTCATGAGAATAGTATTATGTATAATATGGCGACTCAAAGTTTAGATAAAGCTGTAGCGGTTCTACAAAACTCCAAAATTGAAGAAGCACAAATAGCAGATCAATATAAACAATTAACAGAATTCGGGTTCTCTTGGTTAAAATCCGCTCGTGAACAATACCATGAAAAGGATTTCGGCTCAGTTTTTGAAAAATATATAAACAACTAAAAAAGATGCCTGACTCCTAATAATAGCTGATTAGAAGTCAGGCATCTGCGTTTAAATCAATTA is part of the Oikeobacillus pervagus genome and harbors:
- a CDS encoding DMT family transporter — protein: MTTQTKANLMMLMVTMLWGSSYIFMKMGLHSIEGFNLVALRFLIASFLAGAIFYKRFKHLDVKTMKHGFLLGLLLFSAMSVVTIGIEFTSISNAGFLFSLTVVFVPLLLAIFFRKKPEQKVIWGVGLAIVGIALLTLNTELKINSGDFLIILGALFYAIHIIVTDKVAKHSDAIILGVLQLGVAGTFGLVFSLLFEHPHFPNTTESWIAILALSILCSAVGFIGQTMAQKHTTPTHTGLIFSLEPVFAALFAFIFMGEVLSARGYLGALLVLLGVFTAKFDFKKYISRKEFSNPIDGTNV
- a CDS encoding LysR family transcriptional regulator produces the protein MSLAKYEIFNKVVELESLTKAGETLGLSQSAVSHAIASMESEWGFSILTRGRSGISLTSNGEYLLGYIREILRWNEEMLQEIANINGLEIGTVRIGTFSSVSVQWLPEVLKHFSENYPSIEIKLQEGDYDEIEYWISNGHVDFGFVSLPTSRHFDVIPLKKDRMLCLLSEDHPLAQQDYISFENIKQEQLIMAKKGSDNDLRRILKENNVTPNIKFELEDDQAIFSMVQHGMGMSILPEMALYRLPANVKILNLEREHYRTVGVAAPSFKTLAPASKRFIKYLKSCFEPI
- a CDS encoding PepSY domain-containing protein; translated protein: MYGDYYYSQPVPMSRQRITKQQAKDIALKNIPGRVLHVDMDLENGVLVYEVFILTAKNRIFEVEIHAKTGRIIKMEEETDFD
- a CDS encoding YjjG family noncanonical pyrimidine nucleotidase, which encodes MKYEIVLFDVDDTLFDFTISEKKALHKAFCEFDLPTGLSDYHGSYNEISQVLWRDLEQGNMTILELGVERFRRLFCQYGMEIDAEKFNHVYLGYLGKEAPLIEGAEKLCQQLNPLRLAVITNGFKEIQISRIESSPLRNTFEYIFTSEEAGFQKPEKEIFDYVFSKMQITDKNKVLIVGDSLTSDIQGGIHYGIDTCWFNRYSKENHTSNQPTYEISELGDLVKMIGS
- a CDS encoding YitT family protein; translation: MTKHTAKAKLIEYFYIVFGSTLVGLSYNIFLLPARLAAGGVSGISTILYDLYKFNPAYVQWLLNIPIFIVGFVLLGKDFSLKTLVGVIFVPFTIWISEDLPFQIDNPLLAAIYGGIVLGVGLGIVYRGKGSTGGLATVGQIVKKYTGLSSGYSQLIVDGLVVVWSAFVFNLELALYAMMAIYVTSKVIDFVQLQSSSSKLVLIITDREERIQAIIKDEIDRGLTKVRSIGGFSNKEKTMILCVVEQQEAIYLKKVLQEEEPTSFVVFLNASEILGRGFSISKFYDKGGIQ
- a CDS encoding YitT family protein, whose product is MNRTTKDVLLIIIGSFIFAIGVNYFAIPNRLSEGGVIGVTIVTYYLFEWSPGIVNFVINATLLAIGYKLFDRRVIWYTIISIVFSSIFLHYTVDFNKELNGDTLLAALFAGLTIGIGIGLIFRAGGTSGGSAILARLANQLIGWSIGKGMLVIDIIVILGSVFIIGQEKAMYTLISVYVGAKVIDVVVEGANERTAVFIISNYPNEVLNEITNRMARGITVLDGKGGYTKANKELLYIVINKQEIVQLKKIIQDIDPDAYVTVHGVQEILRKGYKGA
- a CDS encoding PH domain-containing protein, whose product is MLKKFASDALGLSDIGKIIGPEDYDKTDADDYIRHEDNEKIYFLIKTKADEYCFTNIAFIHVDGENAVSSKRILKRYPYTQYKISNVLLETAGRVDLDIEIKFTLGNQSYSIDVDKRQLDKLNDLYKALVYISEEIHENSIMYNMATQSLDKAVAVLQNSKIEEAQIADQYKQLTEFGFSWLKSAREQYHEKDFGSVFEKYINN